One Narcine bancroftii isolate sNarBan1 chromosome 3, sNarBan1.hap1, whole genome shotgun sequence DNA window includes the following coding sequences:
- the elac1 gene encoding zinc phosphodiesterase ELAC protein 1 isoform X1 encodes MSVELTFLGTGSAYPSPTRGASAVALRYEGECWLFDCGEGTQIQFMRSQLRAGKISKVFITHLHGDHLFGLPGLLCTVSLQSSSLLNKQPVEIYGPVGLRKFLRTCMQLSHSQLVFSYVVHELVPTEDQCFPEEWRSPLVQNVDDQLHPQELQGKTIHLDPQEDSYNLFTHEQFIVKAFRLYHRIPSFGFVIKERERPGKLQTQKLKDMGIQPGPLYGKLKNGQPVTLHNGVTVFPMDVLEAPIPGRKICILGDCSRIVGERGKKLCSDADVLVHEATLNDNQSDKAEEHGHCTPKTAAGFAKLCKVKRLILTHFSQRYKPIALTNEGDDDTMELKTQAELVLGQEVILAEDFMVIEVPLNKTK; translated from the exons ATGTCGGTGGAGTTGACGTTCCTGGGCACCGGCTCGGCCTACCCATCGCCGACGCGCGGGGCCTCGGCCGTGGCGCTACGTTACGAGGGCGAATGCTGGCTCTTCGACTGCGGCGAAGGAACGCAGATTCAGTTTATGCGGAGCCAGCTGAGAGCag GTAAAATTTCAAAGGTTTTCATTACTCATCTTCACGGTGACCACCTCTTTGGTTTGCCCGGACTTCTGTGCACAGTGAGCCTTCAGAGTAGTTCGCTCTTGAATAAGCAGCCTGTTGAAATATATGGTCCTGTTGGATTGAGAAAATTTCTGAGGACGTGCATGCAACTTTCTCACTCTCAGTTGGTCTTTTCGTATGTCGTCCATGAACTGGTGCCAACTGAAGATCAGTGCTTTCCTGAGGAATGGAGGAGTCCCTTGGTGCAAAATGTGGACGATCAGCTTCATCCACAGGAACTACAGGGAAAAACAATTCATCTTGATCCTCAGGAAGACTCTTATAATCTCTTCACCCATGAACAATTCATTGTAAAAGCTTTTAGGCTTTATCATCGCATACCTTCTTTTGGGTTTGTAATCAAAGAGAGAGAACGACCAGGAAAACTTCAAACTCAAAAACTGAAAGATATGG GTATTCAACCAGGACCTTTGTATGGGAAACTAAAAAATGGACAGCCCGTTACTCTTCACAATGGAGTGACAGTTTTTCCTATGGATGTCCTGGAAGCTCCTATTCCAGGTCGAAAAATATGCATTTTGGGTGATTGCTCAAGAATAGTGGGTGAAAGGGGTAAAAAACTTTGCAGTGATGCAGATGTCCTGGTACATGAGGCCACGCTAAATGATAATCAGTCTGACAAGGCCGAGGAACATGGCCACTGCACTCCAAAGACTGCTGCAGGATTTGCAAAATTGTGTAAAGTTAAACGGCTGATCCTTACTCACTTCAGTCAAAGATACAAGCCCATTGCCCTTACTAATGAAGGGGATGATGACACAATGGAACTGAAGACTCAAGCGGAGCTGGTACTAGGACAGGAAGTGATTCTGGCTGAAGACTTTATGGTAATTGAAGTTCCTCTTAACAAGACAAAGTAA
- the elac1 gene encoding zinc phosphodiesterase ELAC protein 1 isoform X2, whose amino-acid sequence MSVELTFLGTGSAYPSPTRGASAVALRYEGECWLFDCGEGTQIQFMRSQLRAGKISKVFITHLHGDHLFGLPGLLCTVSLQSSSLLNKQPVEIYGPVGLRKFLRTCMQLSHSQLVFSYVVHELVPTEDQCFPEEWRSPLVQNVDDQLHPQELQGKTIHLDPQEDSYNLFTHEQFIVKAFRLYHRIPSFGFVIKERERPGKLQTQKLKDMGIQPGPLYGKLKNGQPVTLHNGVTVFPMDVLEAPIPGRKICILGDCSRIVGERGKKLCSDADVLVHEATLNDNQSDKAEEHGHCTPKTAAGFAKLCKVKRLILTHFSQRYKPIALTNEGDDDTMELKTQAELVLGQEVILAEDFMYFLHSSSCHP is encoded by the exons ATGTCGGTGGAGTTGACGTTCCTGGGCACCGGCTCGGCCTACCCATCGCCGACGCGCGGGGCCTCGGCCGTGGCGCTACGTTACGAGGGCGAATGCTGGCTCTTCGACTGCGGCGAAGGAACGCAGATTCAGTTTATGCGGAGCCAGCTGAGAGCag GTAAAATTTCAAAGGTTTTCATTACTCATCTTCACGGTGACCACCTCTTTGGTTTGCCCGGACTTCTGTGCACAGTGAGCCTTCAGAGTAGTTCGCTCTTGAATAAGCAGCCTGTTGAAATATATGGTCCTGTTGGATTGAGAAAATTTCTGAGGACGTGCATGCAACTTTCTCACTCTCAGTTGGTCTTTTCGTATGTCGTCCATGAACTGGTGCCAACTGAAGATCAGTGCTTTCCTGAGGAATGGAGGAGTCCCTTGGTGCAAAATGTGGACGATCAGCTTCATCCACAGGAACTACAGGGAAAAACAATTCATCTTGATCCTCAGGAAGACTCTTATAATCTCTTCACCCATGAACAATTCATTGTAAAAGCTTTTAGGCTTTATCATCGCATACCTTCTTTTGGGTTTGTAATCAAAGAGAGAGAACGACCAGGAAAACTTCAAACTCAAAAACTGAAAGATATGG GTATTCAACCAGGACCTTTGTATGGGAAACTAAAAAATGGACAGCCCGTTACTCTTCACAATGGAGTGACAGTTTTTCCTATGGATGTCCTGGAAGCTCCTATTCCAGGTCGAAAAATATGCATTTTGGGTGATTGCTCAAGAATAGTGGGTGAAAGGGGTAAAAAACTTTGCAGTGATGCAGATGTCCTGGTACATGAGGCCACGCTAAATGATAATCAGTCTGACAAGGCCGAGGAACATGGCCACTGCACTCCAAAGACTGCTGCAGGATTTGCAAAATTGTGTAAAGTTAAACGGCTGATCCTTACTCACTTCAGTCAAAGATACAAGCCCATTGCCCTTACTAATGAAGGGGATGATGACACAATGGAACTGAAGACTCAAGCGGAGCTGGTACTAGGACAGGAAGTGATTCTGGCTGAAGACTTTATG TACTTTCTCCATTCAAGTTCTTGCCATCCCTGA